Genomic window (Daucus carota subsp. sativus chromosome 5, DH1 v3.0, whole genome shotgun sequence):
AGCTGCTGCTCCTAGTTTACAGTTTAATTCATGATATTATCTCACTTTCATTTTGTGATTGCGCAAGGAACAACATTTCAATTTCTTAATTTTCacattataaatttcaatttcttaattttcaaagtattaaatttcaCAATGTTCATCGATGACGGTTCAAAATACTCTGCACTTCTTTCATCTCATCTCATATTTGGCTCAATATGTCATTATTTTCTAACTAATCTATCGAGGCATTGCACTCCATTGGCACGATAAATGTAAAACTAACTAATTAACCTCTAACTCATCACAAAAAATACACAGAAATTGTATAAAGACTACTCATCAATTTCTGTAACCGACACCAAAATGAAACCTCCCTGTTCCGTGATCATTTAAGGCATATTCCAGACGCAAAGGTCCAAATGGAGACTCCAAACGCACACCTACTCCATAACCATAACCATTACCAGGCTTTAGTCGTGCTCCAGCAGGATCGCCTGTACAGAAGTAACACATTTATTGACCAATAACAATTCCTACACATGATGACAACCATGACATCCAAGAGGTTGCAAGTTGCAACTATTTCAaaccattaaaaaaaaatggcaTACCAGGTACCGCCGAGGCAGATCCAAGATCAGTGCCACAATCGGCAAATACCACCCCTTCTAAAGGCTTCAGCTGCAAACATATGATGACAATTGacaataaaatcataatataaattttagtaagGAAGTTGTATGAATCCATAAAAAATGATTACGTAGATCAAAATATGCACTCCAACTATCCTTGGCCATGTTTATTTCACCATAATTAGAACTCCCTAATTATCAGCTCAAATAACTTTAAGGTCTGCTAATTGCTATCTACAGCCTAAGTATCAACATTATTTATCAGCTTAACATGCATCCAAGGAAATCTAAGAGATTGGGAATGTGACTTTTGTGATAGGAAATTTGATGAGGAAAAATATGTCGGGGAACAGAACTTACTCCTTTGTGACTTAAAAAAACTAAGTAATAATTTCTTATAACTActacaataatttttatttttatttttaataattggtgattATAAATCTGCAAGTCATAGGTCTATCTCAGTATATAGGCATTGTTGCTTTTCAGTGTTGGGGATGGGAGAGTCTAAGAACACCTACCAGGGGAAAAGACATTTCTCCGGAGCCAACCACATGCGAACGACCAGATCCAATTGCCCCCTCTTCGTATCCTCTCACACTGTTAGTTCCACCAATGGGAAATGCTTCATGAGGAGGAAAATTACCCACCATGTGGCCACCAGACAAACTGCAAATAAATACTTCTAAATATGATAACAATCCAAAAAATTGCTCTGCACATGGAAtgaataatatgaaaataaaaggtGACACTAGCAAAAAGACACCTGCACTCGTTTATCAAGAAACATAAGTACCGGATATCACAtaagagagaaagaaaaattgCACCAGAGAATTCATTTTTTCCAGTCAGGAAAATAGGACAGACTGTACCAACCTCAACCTAAGACCTGTAATACTTAAAAAAAGGAGGCATCTTACCCAAATGAGAAGGATACAGGACCAGCTACAAATCCTTTTCGTGCACGAGCAGTGACTCTGTTAAAAGCTAACCATTCTGTCCATACAGGAAGCCCTTGCTCCATATTTAGTACCAACTGTAAATATGAGAGCAATGACAGCAACATAAGGATGCAAAACACAATGTCTAAGTCTAACATTAACCACAAAAACTAACCATCGAAGAGCCAGGGCCACCAGAACCAGTGTATACACTCTCAAGTTTAGCAAGTAACATTTTGTCATAGGCATTACCGCTGAaacaatgattaaaaaaatgatatatagtGCAGCAATGACATAGTCACCAACCAAAAATCTAGCAACCAATATACAAGCATATAGGTTCAAAATTGGATACCTTGCAGTGAGTGGACTGCTGTAGAAATCCCTTATGATTGGATTTCCTCTATCATCACGAGCACCAGCACGCTGTGAGTTTAGAACATGGGAAAGCGTTATTAGAAGTGATACTAGTACAGGGCTCAAGCCCCTCCAAGGTATATAATATCTAACACGTGAACAATGGCTGTTTGTTCCATGGTACCAACTCGTGCTCAGAAAAATTGTGATTTGTGTGAATCCAAATTTCATTTACTTTATGAAAACAAGATAACCCCATACTACCATACTTCAGTAGTTCCATTGAATTGCCAACCACATACATGATACATCAGTACCTTAATATAGGGAAGGCCCCCCTGAGTAAAAAgaacatttttataaattaacaaacaaatctAAAATATTACCTGAAAAGTAACTCCTGCAGTTCCACTCCAATTTGGTCTAAAGGGACGGCTATATTCAATGCCAGCTGTGACGCGGCCTATGGTAAGTATATTACCATCTGGCTGGGAGTAAACAAGACTGCCAGGGGTTTTCGAATTCTGATTCGGCAATGAAAATACAATTAGTATTCACAGATTATTCCTCTCAACAATAACaagaatttatatcaaatatttatatctcAGATTACCTGAACCATGATTGATCTTGATGTTCTCTTATCGTCTCCTTCAATCCATGGGTCTGTGTAGTTTAATCTAAAAAGTGAATCAACTTGGCCCCTCTCAAGTGAGAGATTAAGCTTTTGATTTCTTCCAAAAAGATTTCTATGATGAATTGCACAACTGTATCCATGGGGTAAAAGCAAATGGCATTTCAGTAACAAGGATGATAATATGAAAATGTATTATGCATTCAGCCCATTGCAGGAAAAAAAATGGTTACAGGCCTACTTTACATGGACTTTAAAGTTAAATGGTGAATAATCCATGTCAGACACATACAAGGAATGACCCTTGCGCTTGAATGTATCAATGTTCATGTAATTGCTTTTACTCTTAAATTAGAGCTTAAGAAAGATGATGCGGTTGTCAATAAACATATCTAAAAAGCATGTGGTTGCATCATATCTGACTATTAAACaactttcatattatttattttaacatttGAAAAGTTGATTATACCATTTCTGGCAATACAATGTTACATTCACAGGTGACCTTTTACATAATGCATTAACCAAACATGAAACATTTAGGCAGTATGCGCAACAATGAAAAACACATTAACGGCAGATATTTAAATACAAAGTGGACAACAGAAGTCTGGCGAAACATGGACACAAAAACTTGGTAATTAAAGCTTATCGAGTTGCTTAGCATGGTCCTAAAAAGAGGGTAAGGTAATATTAATATCACAGATGCAGTAGGCAAATTCAAAACAACAGCACTCTAATCTCATAGTGTAGTGATATGTACCTGCCAATTAATCCTGCAAGAGGGCCATTTGCGATCCTGCCACAGAAagacaaaaaaaacaaatattatccaTGATACAACCAgcaattgaaaataatttaaaatttaagacaAACAATTCTTCAATCGCTTTGGGACCATGTGCCCTAGAAAAATAACTCACCCACAGAAagacataaaaaaaaacaaatattatccaTGTTACAACCAgcaattgaaaattatttaaaatttaagacaAACAATTCTTCAATCGCTTTGGGACCATGTGCCCTAAAAAATTACGCACCCACTTGATATTCCACCCCCAGCAGATATGCCATGACTTTGACGTTCTACCACATTCATTGTTAAATCAACCTTGCCTGTATCTGAAATAGgaacaaaaaataattcaacaaGTACAGATGGTATGCCAATAGAAGTATGGGGATCTATACACATGGGCATAAAATGCATGCAGTAATTCATATTACCTCCAGCAGGCTGTGGAACAATACTAACATCTTCCATTATACCCATTGTTAGCACAGTATCCACATCTCTTTTCCCTTGAAGCATACTGTAGACCTAGATAAGTATATACAGTTACAGATAGAGATCATGTCAGTATGCTGAGTTGGCCAACAATCTTCTTATAACAAAAGCGGAAAACTTCCCATAGATTGCACCAAATGGGATTAAAAAGAACAAAGTTAATGAATGTGATTTCAGAATCAAGAACATTCAGAAAACACATTAGAAACGATAATACAATATCTGCTACAGAAACTATTCGCCCAATATTGACAGGTTAGAGAAGTAACCTCTTGGAAGGAATGGCTAGATGTAACAAAAGGAAATCCTTACTATTGGCATATAGGTTGCAAGTAAAAACTGAATTATCCTTGCAACACAGATATCTAATTAGGGTCATAGATCCTTCATCTGGACAACTCATATTGGACTGGTAAAATAGAAACAAGCAGATAGGTAAAAGACAGCAATTCAGCAAATTAGCAAGTATAATGTGAACTTCAGGCTTCAGCATATAGTTTGTTAATGGGCAGAGGATCATATAGGGACATACatatgtacacacacacacacgcatatatatattcatcCTTGTATAGCAACTCAGTTGTTCACTGATAGAAGACAAAATCCCTATACGTGGTAGTCAACatgatttgaaatttttgatATCCATTTGTCTGTATTCGTATTCGAAGTAATGTGGATATTATCGGTATGTaaataaagcggatattattTATATCCAAATCTGACAATTTTggatacaaatacaaataaaaactaATTTGTATCCAATAATATctgaattcaaaaataaagccaaaaaaattaaatctgaatctgaaaataaataaaaatataatatttatcattataATAAACTATGAGCAATGTTTTTGtccattaattaatatattttttctgagATATACTTAAATGCatagattattttaaaaaagaaaaaatatgatCTGAGTTATTAATatacaataataaatatatatcacattttaacactcaattttttaaacaaaattatcaagtTGTTACACCATCAACTTAAAAAAATTCTacctaaattaaaaatatattaaggtATATCCAGATCCGGTCCGGATATGGATTCGTATATCATTTCCAAAATATTTGTTTGACAGCCCTACCCAAATGTTTTTTCGAACAGCAATAGTCAAATTGCTTTAACACAAGGATGATATTCTAGAGCTAAGTAGAACCAGGCAGATACGACAACTATTTTGATATGATAAGTTGTACTTGTCATATTTTTGGAAAGATTTATATTACACTTTCAGGTTAATTTATACAATCATATAAGCGGGTTCCTTTCTTTATTGTGCTTGCAAGAATCAATCATTTAAGTCAAATATATACCTGCCCCTTTTTCGTAGTTAGTTGGCGAAGTATAGTTTCTGGCCTTGTCTTCCCTACAGTTGGCTCGCCACTGAATATGGGGAAGCATGTTGGTGGTCATGAagttcaaaaatatatacagtAACACAGTACCTAAACAATGTATAAGATAGCAAGAAGGTTCTTACGTCTTGCGACGAAAACGTATGGATATATCATTAACCTCTGCTTCGGAAACTTGTAACCTGATTATACCCCCTGAAAATATCTCAACGCCAGAGACCTAAAAAAATGAACAATATACAATTAGTTACTAATAGGGATATTTCAATCAAATAGTGTGATATATTTGACAGGCGGTGAAATAGTACAACGAACCAATCCAAAAAGACCTCGATCCATGTACCAACCATTGATAGAGTCAATTACATCATTCAAACGCCTTATGTTGACTATTTTTCCTGCATAACTTGGGACCAAACAGCACCAGGTCTCATATCAGTGGCCACAGAAATTGTATGTATCCCCCAAACTGGATAagtgtatatattatacaatatacaCATTCAATATGCATGTTCAGAGAACCAAAACTTTATAACGTACCATATCCACCGCGAAAGGCATCTTCCACAAACTTTGATGGAAGAGCATTTGCTCCTTCACATACTAAACCTCGGAATTCTTGGTTTGGTTCTACCTTTCAACAGAAGACTTGCAAATTTTAATCTTTCCGTTACAGAAGTAGATAAGTGTAGAATCATACTAAACATCAATAAAAGTTAAGCTAGCATAGTTGCTTACCCGATATCCGTAAAATCGTCCTAAACATCAACAAAAGTAATGCTAGCACTGTTGTTTACCCGATATGCATTAAGAATCTTTTGAGAACAAAATGAAATATGCACGATATGCATTGAGAATCATATAAGAACAAAAtgatatatgcatatattatatacaacttATATTAGGATTTCTTATCAGTCATCAGCCAAAATAGGAATAAAAAAGGTAACAGGTCTACTTAATTTGTTATCTTTATATATACTGCAGGTCTAGACAGGTGTAAGCCGGAATGTCTGAGAATGTTACGTAATCCACATAAAAATTATCTTGCAGTTGAACAGATGAACTGTCATTGTGTTATAGGAATAGGACTACAACTAAAGTGCTGGGCACATTAACTGAAACTAGGACTGCCACACAGTTCTTTCTCGGCAGATAACAGAATATCTATCCACAGATAGATATTAgggtaactttgaagtttaaaaaCCTATGGCCTGCAATGCATGCCAGAAAGTAAAAGATGAAGCTATATTTCTGAAAACTGGAGCTCGTTAGCCACTACACCCCAGAGGAGCAGCAAGCAGGATGGATGGATCTATGGACTTGAGCTGCTGGCCCTTTATATATGCAGCAGGAAATCCTCAACCATATTAGTATGACCTGTACTTTTTGTAGGTACTCAATGAAGAAGAGGCGAATAGACTGGGTCCTAAATAGCATTAAATGCAACAAGGGCCCATAAAAATAAAGGCAGCTCGATGGTGGTATACTGGTATGACATGGTTAACTTCATGGAGAAGATTAAAGAATTATAACAATGGGAGAGCATCACAAGTTGGAGTCATGTTAAAGAGAATGCCAAGTATTGGGACCTGGTAGCATGAAATGCAACAAGAACCCATGAAAATAAAGGCATCTCAGTGGGAGTACACAATTCACATGGCTAACTTCAAGAAGAGTATTAAAAGATTATAACAGTAGGAGACCTTTAAAAGTTGCAGTCATGTTAACGGGAATTCCAGGTGTTTACCAATAGCCTCAGCTCAGACTGATATTGCCATATATCTCATAACAAGCCTGGAGGTGATATTTCAAGAAATCTCAGTATCAGCTTGCTGCTTGCCTATTCTAGCCGGCTCTAAGTCATATGGGTCATCACAATCAGGTAGAAGGGTTTTCACAAACAGGTATTGCAGATAAGCCCACTTCATATTCATCATGAACCACCAAGCATGTAGGTAAGGTACCATGATCtttggaaaaatatatattctgcaTAACTTTCATATAATCTCAAACTCGTTATTCCTCACTttcatataatttcaaaatcttTATTCCTCAACCAGCTTTAGATAATTCTTTCACAAAGAACCTGCAATCAATTACAAGAGACACCTTCTACCATCCACGACACCTCCTACCATCCACTGGCTTCGCCTCAGTGTTACTGTAAggttttattttcagaaaaaaacatTCTGCATCAGTGCATCCTTCCTCGGGCCTTTCTAAAACATTTTTTATGATCTTCCGCTGCATAACAAGTAGGGAAATGAGGCTAGCTGGGTTTccgttttttaaaatttccagtAGGCTCATCTAGGCTGTTTGGGAGGGAAATGTTGTGGAAAATGTAGAGTAATGGCCAAGTTAGGAGGTGAAGTTAAGGGTTTAAGGTCCATCATGGTATATAAGAAGAAAGAACTTCCGTCCACAGCATGATGAAATGTTCTTATCCTCCCCACCCCTCCcctttctttttctcccttCCTATCACACGCTCTATCTCACTGTTTCTCCCTCCAGTTTCTATATTCTCTACGTTCAATCTCTTCTATCCTAATTCTCCACTTGTCTCCCTAAATTCTCTAAGTATCCTAAAATTTGGTCTAGTCTCTTACCCCTCTTGCAAATAACTAGTTGTCATGTATGATATATAGATGTACAACAGTGTACTGAAACTCAAGTTGCTTAAATATTAGTTGCTGAAATTATCATTTATGCCACGGCCACACAAGTTTATCTTCCCTGCAATTTTAGAATAACACGATACTTAAACCATCTCAACTTATATGTCTACTTCACACATTTAATCATATAACATAATACTGAACAGCCAgatcatatacaaatatataattgtgtaacCATCATACCTGAAACACTAAACGAATACCATCTCTTGTATCTACAGCAACAGGCATACAAGAAGAAAAATACCCGCTGCCAATAATTCTGTGCACATCTTCCTGAACTTCGTGAATCGTAAGCGCGGAATTTGGCCTGCAGGTTTTTAGTGCAGTCATGGCTTCATTCTCTAAATCCTTCCTTTCAAGTTCCTCGCCGTCTTTATTTCTGACAAATACCTCACTAATCAAAACCCGTTCTTCATCATTCTGACTTGCAGATTGGCTCCCAATCTTTGGCGGAGTCATTAGACTCCCCTCATCGGGGCCTGTCAGAGCTAAGGAAGCAGAAGATAAGAGCAAGGACTTTAAGTGAAATGGATTTCTTTTGCTGTGATTTTTGGTTGAATTGAATATATTACTTGAAGGTTGGAGTGAATTAACAAACTGGGTGAATGGGGTTTTGACAAAATCAACCAATTGGGTAAAAGGGGTTTTCACAGAATCAATGAATTGCAGAACTGAGTTATGGTTGGAGAATTGGACTGAAGCAAAGGGAGAGATAATGTGATGGTGCTTTCGTCGAAGGTAATGGGAAGATCGAAAAGAAGAAATTTTCATGGAAGGTAATGTGAATTGAATGTCAGCCTTTTGCGGCATTGTTTCACAAGGGATTTTGATTGAAGATGAGATGAAGCGAATGTTGTCATTTTGCGGCATTTTTGATAAACTAAAGGAGATTGGCTACAAGATTTTAAGAGGAAAAGAGTAAGGTACAAGCtgattataaattaaagataCTGAGAAGAGATTAGATGAGACATCGCCCAACACTACAAATAAACACAAAACCACAAGCAAATTGTGCATATTACAGTCAGCAtcagaaaaatataaacatatcaGTGCATAAAGATTAGAAAACATGCATCAATCAAGAGCATAAATGTAACTAGAACTCTAGAACAGCATGAGTTGATAATAAATCAAGATTGCTACCAGAATAGAACTGCAAAATACAAGACTGAGTCAGCACAAAAGTGATTGCATATACTATAGTTGTTTTATTCAACAAGTTACTTGAAGAAACATCAGTAAAAGTTGTAGCCAATATTTACATCAAGCAAACATAACAATGCTGACTGCAAACATTAAATTCAAGAATCGCATGGTGAATTCTTCGAATCATAGCATATTCTGATAGCCTTTTTATCTACACTGAAATGcatataattaaactaattcGCCTCAAGTCAGGACTCAAGACCTCTAAATTATGAACGTATCATACCTATACACTCTCTTCCTCGAAaggattaaattaattaaaatcaaaaataattgcTCAGTAGAATTGaagaaaataagatatataactTGGTGCTGCAGTTACCACTTCGCCTGTTCTTTCCTCCATTTCTTTCTAAGCTCGACCCTTCACTCCATTTAcaactaataatttataaagCTATACACATTGTACCGCATTTACTCTTGTACAGATCACTAATCCCAATCTACGTAAAATTCTAATATTAAGTACCCCTATCCAAAAACAATAGTTTATTACTATATGTCTTATTTCCTGATTGTATTTACAGTTTCtaatgttttatttgattttacaatACTTCACTAACGCAAAAACTCGATAATGTTCATATCTGTTCTCCCAAAAAAAGTCGTGTCTCCAGCTATTTACACATTCCATACAAAAACCTAGGCATGTACAACAGAATATCTACAAAATTAGCACAAATTAATCTAACAATACATTAATTTCATAGAAGTAGTACAATATTTAACCTAACATAACAAAATATACCTACAAAAATCGTAATATAGGGCAGAATTAAGAAAAGTCCCTACCGCCACTGTGAACAAGGGCCTTCGGAAACTGcaaatatatagacacacagAAGGTTGTAAGTAAGCATATCGGCGAATTTAAAGAGTAGATACGAGGAGAGTGTAGATGTAAGATTAAATTAAAAGCATATTCTACAGAATTTTCTTACTTGGAGTTGGAGACCGCTGCGAAGAGCGAGAGAGTGAAATGGGTGAGAAGCGTTTGTTCAGGAGGGTTTATAAGTGGGTCATTCAACACAAGAAATACAAAAccaacttagcaaaaaaaaaaaaaaaagaaatacaaaACCAAAAGGCATTAGGAAAACCGAGAAAAAACGGGCAAatgaacaaataaataaattactttaatttaataattaatacgAGTGAAATACAAATAGGGTGAAGTTTtataaaacggtttttctatggtgtgcccatgggcacacactaagcaccaaaattgATAAATTTGGATGGTTTCTATTAGCTTatcttctttaataatggtggacccccctgcagttgcaacaaccacaccaatcaaatctctccaattttataaatgttagtgcttagcatgtgcccatgggcacacactagacaaaccctttatAAAAAGGTTATTGAATCCCATACAGCTGAGCTCCTCGAATTTGGTAAATGGTCCATCCTGCTGTCATTCTTTCTTCTttcttaaaagaaataaaaatttagagaaATAAACATTTTTATCATTCAACTGTTATCTTTTTTAGAAACTTATTACCAAATAATTATTGTATTCAACATTATCACTCGCGTTGTGATCGTTTATGAGTTTAGTCATTCTGCTAAGTTTTATAatgaaaaacaattttttcaATCACTCAACTGTTCATATTTTTAACAACTTGCTACTAAAttacataataaaaaattttaaaccaCTAATGTTTCATTCGAATTTGATTATAAgcattcaataataaaattatgttatgGTCGTAAAAATTCAGCTACCGAtacaaaatacatatatgatatatctttGCATATCAATTTTGGTGCGAGAAAACTCTAGTTTAGACTCTACTTAAAGCCTTCTTATTCTTTAACTATTGAATCATTTTGATTATTCTATATGAATATCTTCTTGGATCACCtccaaaataaataacactacTTCTTTGAATAAGTTTGGTAGACTTAGTGCCTGTTTGGGGTTAAGAAGCAAGCGCTTcttttgagtagaagtcaagaAAAGAAGCTGGGTTTGTGTTTGGGAAAAAGAGCAGAGCGGTCAGAGTGGGTTTCAGAAGTGGAAAAACAGAAGTAAGGAGTTGGTGCATTTTCTTTGGCTTTTCACCTTCTTTCTCTTCTTTCAGAAGTGTGCGCCCTGTTTCCTCTCTCTTCTTATCTCTTTtccttcatttatttattattatccatatttaattataatttgcaCTGATTcggatatttatataatatattttcatgttttattgtagggaaTGAAGAATTCCAATTTGAGAAGtatttgaagataaattagctattttgaAGCTAAATTCTACTAAAATTCGGATGTATTGGGTTCCACCCGATTTctgcactgtttgggccatatcttgagttccggatgtcagatttggacgatcttacagcccacgcgaagcccttG
Coding sequences:
- the LOC108223079 gene encoding outer envelope protein 80, chloroplastic isoform X1 produces the protein MPQNDNIRFISSSIKIPCETMPQKADIQFTLPSMKISSFRSSHYLRRKHHHIISPFASVQFSNHNSVLQFIDSVKTPFTQLVDFVKTPFTQFVNSLQPSSNIFNSTKNHSKRNPFHLKSLLLSSASLALTGPDEGSLMTPPKIGSQSASQNDEERVLISEVFVRNKDGEELERKDLENEAMTALKTCRPNSALTIHEVQEDVHRIIGSGYFSSCMPVAVDTRDGIRLVFQVEPNQEFRGLVCEGANALPSKFVEDAFRGGYGKIVNIRRLNDVIDSINGWYMDRGLFGLVSGVEIFSGGIIRLQVSEAEVNDISIRFRRKTGEPTVGKTRPETILRQLTTKKGQVYSMLQGKRDVDTVLTMGIMEDVSIVPQPAGDTGKVDLTMNVVERQSHGISAGGGISSGIANGPLAGLIGSCAIHHRNLFGRNQKLNLSLERGQVDSLFRLNYTDPWIEGDDKRTSRSIMVQNSKTPGSLVYSQPDGNILTIGRVTAGIEYSRPFRPNWSGTAGVTFQRAGARDDRGNPIIRDFYSSPLTASGNAYDKMLLAKLESVYTGSGGPGSSMLVLNMEQGLPVWTEWLAFNRVTARARKGFVAGPVSFSFGLSGGHMVGNFPPHEAFPIGGTNSVRGYEEGAIGSGRSHVVGSGEMSFPLLKPLEGVVFADCGTDLGSASAVPGDPAGARLKPGNGYGYGVGVRLESPFGPLRLEYALNDHGTGRFHFGVGYRN
- the LOC108223079 gene encoding outer envelope protein 80, chloroplastic isoform X2, which gives rise to MDRGLFGLVSGVEIFSGGIIRLQVSEAEVNDISIRFRRKTGEPTVGKTRPETILRQLTTKKGQVYSMLQGKRDVDTVLTMGIMEDVSIVPQPAGDTGKVDLTMNVVERQSHGISAGGGISSGIANGPLAGLIGSCAIHHRNLFGRNQKLNLSLERGQVDSLFRLNYTDPWIEGDDKRTSRSIMVQNSKTPGSLVYSQPDGNILTIGRVTAGIEYSRPFRPNWSGTAGVTFQRAGARDDRGNPIIRDFYSSPLTASGNAYDKMLLAKLESVYTGSGGPGSSMLVLNMEQGLPVWTEWLAFNRVTARARKGFVAGPVSFSFGLSGGHMVGNFPPHEAFPIGGTNSVRGYEEGAIGSGRSHVVGSGEMSFPLLKPLEGVVFADCGTDLGSASAVPGDPAGARLKPGNGYGYGVGVRLESPFGPLRLEYALNDHGTGRFHFGVGYRN